From the genome of Deltaproteobacteria bacterium, one region includes:
- a CDS encoding YtxH domain-containing protein, producing the protein MEHKGNGVVTGGILLAAGALIGAGAALLLAPQSGKETRSDISRYAKKAKRGAAGVVEEFSESVSGMIGVVGDRAEDILGKGKDLTRDAKKGVLGAIDEGRKQLERQRTRLEKLIA; encoded by the coding sequence ATGGAACACAAGGGAAACGGCGTGGTGACTGGCGGTATTCTACTGGCGGCGGGAGCGTTGATCGGGGCAGGCGCGGCCCTTCTGCTGGCGCCTCAATCGGGAAAGGAAACCCGGAGCGACATATCCCGCTACGCGAAAAAGGCGAAGCGGGGTGCGGCAGGCGTAGTGGAGGAGTTCAGCGAATCCGTTTCGGGGATGATCGGCGTAGTGGGTGACAGGGCCGAAGACATCCTCGGAAAGGGCAAGGACCTGACAAGGGATGCGAAGAAGGGAGTGCTCGGGGCCATAGACGAAGGACGGAAACAGCTGGAGCGGCAGAGGACGAGACTGGAGAAGCTGATAGCCTGA
- a CDS encoding ATP-binding cassette domain-containing protein, translated as MTGDSGGRILLSLENVYKYFPVKASFFSREMLRVHAIDGVSLGVPEGKTVGLVGESGCGKTTLGRVALRLIDPDAGTIRFEGRDITRLEGEELRATRRRMQIVFQDPYSSLNPRMRIRDIVGEGWLVHGVAGRREIREKALRLLLRVGLSEDAADKYPHEFSGGQRQRIGIARAIALSPKLVVADEPVSALDVSVQAQILNLLKDIQDEYGMAYLFISHDLRVIRHMSDIVAVMYLGKLMEVSPAEELFAHPLHPYTRSLLAAVPMIGGAPQENIVLRGEIPSPLAPPPGCRFHTRCFMAQKVCEEVCPVFRESFPGRFTACHFV; from the coding sequence ATGACCGGGGACAGCGGCGGGCGGATCCTTCTATCGCTTGAAAACGTCTACAAGTATTTTCCGGTCAAGGCGTCGTTCTTCTCCCGCGAGATGCTGCGGGTGCATGCGATCGACGGGGTGTCCCTCGGCGTCCCGGAGGGGAAGACCGTCGGCCTGGTGGGCGAATCGGGCTGCGGCAAGACGACGCTGGGACGAGTCGCCCTCCGGCTTATCGATCCCGACGCCGGGACGATCCGTTTCGAAGGAAGGGACATCACGCGCCTGGAAGGGGAGGAACTGCGCGCGACACGGAGGCGTATGCAGATCGTCTTCCAGGACCCCTACTCCTCCCTCAACCCGCGGATGCGGATCCGCGACATCGTGGGGGAAGGATGGCTCGTCCACGGCGTGGCCGGCCGCCGGGAGATCAGGGAAAAGGCGCTCCGGCTGCTGCTTCGCGTGGGGCTGTCGGAGGATGCCGCGGACAAGTACCCCCATGAATTCTCCGGGGGGCAGCGGCAGCGGATCGGTATCGCCCGGGCGATCGCCCTGTCGCCGAAGCTCGTGGTCGCCGACGAGCCGGTGTCCGCGCTCGACGTCTCCGTCCAGGCGCAGATCCTGAACCTGCTCAAGGACATCCAGGACGAGTACGGCATGGCCTACCTGTTCATCTCCCACGACCTGCGGGTGATCCGGCACATGAGCGACATCGTCGCGGTCATGTACCTGGGAAAACTCATGGAAGTCTCCCCCGCGGAGGAGCTTTTCGCGCATCCGCTGCACCCGTACACGCGCAGTCTGCTGGCAGCGGTCCCGATGATAGGGGGTGCGCCGCAGGAAAATATAGTGCTGCGCGGGGAGATCCCGAGCCCTCTCGCGCCTCCACCCGGCTGCCGGTTCCACACCCGCTGTTTCATGGCGCAGAAGGTCTGCGAAGAGGTCTGCCCCGTCTTCCGCGAATCCTTTCCCGGCCGCTTCACCGCTTGCCATTTCGTTTAA
- a CDS encoding ABC transporter ATP-binding protein produces MGDLLLSVRDLRVAFRTDRGKVRALFGVSFSLEAGETLGLVGESGCGKTVTALSILRLLQQPPAEIEGGTVDFRGRDLLALSEAGMCGVRGKEISMIFQEPMTSLNPVLTIGDQVAEVFTVHGTCGKKEAAERAVEWMRRVKVPDPERRAREYPHQLSGGMRQRAMIAMALALEPALLIADEPTTALDVTIQAQILSLLKEMREQERKMAVLLITHDLGVVHEFADRVAIMYLGRIVEIAKTADLFADPIHPYTQGLLRSLPGKSVGEKRLPSIPGTVPDLRGIPPGCPFSDRCPFRQNALERFRSGEAAEDELSVCDRVDPPLEEYAPGHFAACHYQKARRGKAPPGGEESGGRTG; encoded by the coding sequence ATGGGAGATCTGTTGCTTTCGGTCAGGGACCTTCGGGTCGCGTTTCGGACGGACCGGGGGAAGGTGCGCGCGCTTTTCGGCGTATCGTTCTCGCTCGAGGCCGGGGAGACGCTGGGGCTGGTCGGGGAGTCCGGCTGCGGGAAGACGGTCACCGCCCTATCGATCCTGCGTCTCCTTCAGCAGCCGCCCGCGGAGATCGAAGGCGGGACCGTCGATTTCCGGGGCCGGGATCTGCTGGCCCTGTCGGAAGCCGGGATGTGCGGAGTGCGGGGGAAGGAAATCTCCATGATCTTCCAGGAGCCGATGACCTCCCTGAACCCGGTGCTGACCATCGGCGACCAGGTGGCTGAGGTGTTCACTGTGCACGGGACGTGCGGGAAGAAGGAGGCCGCGGAGCGGGCGGTGGAATGGATGCGCCGCGTCAAGGTGCCGGACCCGGAGCGGCGCGCCCGGGAATACCCCCATCAATTGAGCGGAGGGATGCGGCAGCGTGCGATGATCGCCATGGCGCTCGCCCTCGAACCGGCCCTGCTGATCGCCGACGAGCCAACGACCGCGCTCGACGTCACGATCCAGGCGCAGATCCTCTCGCTCCTGAAGGAGATGCGGGAGCAGGAGCGGAAAATGGCGGTCCTGCTCATCACGCACGACCTGGGGGTTGTCCACGAGTTCGCCGACCGGGTGGCGATCATGTATCTGGGCAGGATCGTCGAGATCGCGAAAACGGCCGATCTCTTCGCCGACCCGATCCACCCCTATACCCAGGGACTGCTCCGTTCGCTCCCGGGGAAAAGCGTCGGAGAGAAGCGGCTGCCGTCGATCCCCGGCACGGTGCCCGACCTGCGCGGCATCCCCCCCGGATGTCCGTTCTCAGACCGGTGTCCGTTCCGGCAAAATGCCCTGGAGCGGTTCCGTTCCGGAGAGGCGGCCGAAGACGAACTTTCGGTGTGCGACCGGGTCGACCCGCCGCTCGAGGAGTATGCCCCGGGGCACTTCGCTGCTTGCCATTACCAGAAGGCCAGGCGGGGGAAGGCGCCGCCGGGCGGCGAGGAATCCGGGGGGAGAACGGGATGA